From a region of the Streptomyces venezuelae genome:
- the lysA gene encoding diaminopimelate decarboxylase, producing the protein MSVEPTEFRVQGLGITDLAAEFGTPLYLYDGEALRSRITALRELLHPRLEIFYSLKSNPNVSVCALLHAHGARAEVSSMAELLTARKAGVQPRDIMFLGPGKSRAELTECLTQGIYAIICESLPELDLIEELAAELGVVAPVALRVNPSFAVKGSGLTMGGKPRQFGIDEAQLLAAGPLGKEFEHVRLMGVQAYMGTRILSEDAIVENTRRILELAGRIADHHAFGLEMVDVGGGLGVSYFEGERDLDLGVLAGAVNPVLDAFARSHPQTRLIMELGRYLVAESGTYVTRVRYTKTSLGENFAVADGGTNHHMAAVGIGSFVKRNFPIRVLNRYAEPATETWNITGPLCTPNDTLGKKVSLPPLREGDLIGVERSGAYGPTASPVNFLSHGYPAEVLVNDGRAHLVRSADSAEDLLAKQHLIDLPQAAS; encoded by the coding sequence ATGTCAGTCGAACCGACCGAGTTCCGGGTGCAGGGACTCGGGATCACCGACCTCGCCGCCGAGTTCGGCACGCCCCTGTACCTCTACGACGGCGAGGCCCTGCGCTCGCGGATCACCGCCCTGCGCGAGCTGCTGCACCCTCGCCTGGAGATCTTCTACTCCCTCAAGTCCAACCCCAACGTCTCGGTCTGCGCACTGCTCCACGCGCACGGCGCCCGGGCGGAGGTCTCCTCGATGGCCGAGCTGCTCACCGCCCGCAAGGCCGGCGTGCAGCCCCGCGACATCATGTTCCTAGGTCCGGGCAAGAGCCGTGCCGAGCTGACGGAGTGCCTCACCCAGGGCATCTACGCGATCATCTGCGAGTCGCTCCCCGAGCTGGACCTGATCGAGGAACTCGCCGCGGAGCTCGGCGTGGTGGCCCCGGTGGCCCTGCGCGTGAACCCCAGCTTCGCGGTCAAGGGCTCCGGCCTGACCATGGGCGGCAAGCCGCGCCAGTTCGGCATCGACGAGGCCCAGCTCCTCGCCGCCGGACCGCTCGGCAAGGAGTTCGAGCACGTCCGGCTCATGGGCGTACAGGCGTACATGGGCACGCGCATCCTCAGCGAGGACGCGATCGTGGAGAACACCCGCCGCATCCTCGAACTGGCCGGGCGCATCGCGGACCACCACGCCTTCGGGCTGGAGATGGTCGACGTCGGCGGAGGCCTGGGCGTCTCCTACTTCGAGGGCGAGCGCGACCTGGACCTCGGGGTGCTGGCCGGGGCCGTCAACCCGGTCCTGGACGCCTTCGCACGGAGCCACCCGCAGACCCGGCTGATCATGGAGCTGGGCCGCTACCTGGTGGCCGAGAGCGGGACGTACGTGACCCGCGTGCGCTACACGAAGACCTCGCTCGGCGAGAACTTCGCCGTCGCGGACGGCGGCACCAACCACCACATGGCCGCCGTGGGCATCGGTTCCTTCGTCAAACGCAACTTCCCCATCCGGGTGCTCAACCGCTACGCCGAGCCCGCCACGGAGACCTGGAACATCACCGGTCCCCTGTGCACGCCCAACGACACCCTGGGCAAGAAGGTCAGCCTCCCGCCCCTGCGCGAGGGCGACCTCATCGGCGTAGAGCGTTCGGGGGCGTACGGGCCGACCGCCTCGCCCGTGAACTTCCTGAGCCACGGCTACCCGGCCGAGGTGCTCGTCAACGACGGCCGCGCGCACCTGGTGCGCTCGGCCGACAGCGCCGAGGACCTCCTCGCCAAGCAGCACCTGATCGATCTGCCGCAGGCCGCGTCCTAG
- a CDS encoding ATP-grasp domain-containing protein, protein MTGTEFNRRLKTAVAGGPSGSLVFLGNFEVEEQWARGETGLPRVSSAGNTAVVNRMDEFALLLGDADDHVVLKTEPDPGYLAYLRELGLGLPTVHVVRGQDPGNTVTQDALADSRLLAVLAELGAQGALLSPHGVSEWEEDLAGKAGIALAAPSADLCKSVNSKVYSRRVADELGLRQPRGWACETLDELRTAVAAAAHLLDAGATVLVKEAFGVSGKGIAEIESTRRLERLERMVMKSARKSGTEGIAFVLEEKVAKTTDLNYQFTIARDGSVRLDFVKEALTEGGVHKGHRFPPRLTAEQHEVIDRTAGLLGRRLADDGFFGVVGVDAMLDPDGGVYPVIEINARNNMSTYQARLQEELLGEGQLALARHYSLVLDHALPFDTLRRVLDGLLLDRPGGSGLVVNNYATVNAGAGSGSPFNGRLYGLITGDSAEQLAALDAAVTERLGPGGALDASRVQDTARS, encoded by the coding sequence GTGACCGGCACGGAATTCAACCGGCGACTCAAGACCGCGGTGGCCGGCGGCCCCTCGGGCTCCCTGGTCTTCCTGGGCAACTTCGAGGTCGAGGAGCAGTGGGCCCGCGGTGAGACCGGGCTGCCCCGGGTCTCCTCCGCGGGCAACACCGCCGTGGTCAACCGCATGGACGAGTTCGCGCTGCTGCTCGGCGACGCCGACGACCACGTCGTCCTGAAGACCGAGCCCGACCCCGGCTACCTGGCCTACCTGCGCGAGCTGGGCCTCGGCCTCCCCACCGTTCACGTGGTGCGGGGCCAGGACCCCGGGAACACCGTCACCCAGGACGCCCTGGCCGACTCCCGGCTGCTGGCCGTCCTGGCCGAGCTCGGCGCACAGGGCGCCCTGTTGTCCCCGCACGGAGTCTCGGAGTGGGAGGAGGACCTCGCCGGGAAGGCGGGCATCGCCCTCGCCGCGCCCTCCGCCGACCTGTGCAAGTCGGTCAACAGCAAGGTCTACAGCCGCCGCGTCGCCGACGAGCTGGGACTGCGCCAGCCGCGCGGCTGGGCCTGCGAGACCCTCGACGAACTGCGCACCGCCGTCGCCGCCGCGGCCCACCTGCTCGACGCGGGCGCCACGGTCCTGGTCAAGGAGGCCTTCGGGGTCTCCGGCAAGGGCATCGCCGAGATCGAGAGCACCCGCCGGCTGGAGCGGCTGGAGCGCATGGTCATGAAATCGGCGCGGAAGTCGGGCACGGAGGGCATCGCCTTCGTCCTTGAGGAGAAGGTGGCCAAGACCACCGACCTGAACTACCAGTTCACCATCGCGCGAGACGGTTCCGTGCGCCTCGACTTCGTCAAGGAGGCCCTCACCGAGGGCGGCGTGCACAAGGGGCACCGCTTCCCTCCGCGCCTGACGGCGGAGCAGCACGAGGTGATCGACCGGACCGCCGGGCTCCTCGGCCGCCGGCTCGCCGACGACGGCTTCTTCGGCGTGGTCGGCGTGGACGCCATGCTCGACCCCGACGGCGGGGTGTACCCCGTCATCGAGATCAACGCCCGCAACAACATGTCGACGTACCAGGCCCGGCTGCAGGAGGAGCTGCTCGGCGAGGGCCAGCTGGCCCTCGCCCGCCACTACTCCCTGGTCCTCGACCACGCACTGCCCTTCGACACCCTGCGGCGCGTGCTCGACGGTCTGCTCCTGGACCGTCCGGGCGGCAGCGGGCTGGTCGTCAACAACTACGCCACCGTCAACGCCGGTGCGGGCTCCGGCAGCCCGTTCAACGGCCGTCTCTACGGCCTGATCACGGGCGACTCCGCCGAGCAGCTCGCCGCGCTGGACGCGGCCGTCACGGAGCGGCTCGGACCGGGCGGCGCACTCGACGCCTCCCGGGTCCAGGACACCGCCCGGTCCTAG
- a CDS encoding 3-oxoacyl-[acyl-carrier-protein] synthase III C-terminal domain-containing protein: protein MTSLTEVSAHWPTRVSITSRQEALGLTDTELRRYGRGFGLSEICWDDTESETESLLAAVQKLSLLRGQEDRVRYVIRPRTQRFTSPYPLSPLHEVRREAGLRHAKTFALTEQACASGLLAVDVAGMLLAEEEDPDALALVLVGEKAHGRISQVLGGMGITGEGTAAVLVSAHGTGDRVLGFATRTVSVGDPGLVMPDEAFVRFREMYADVLMEVVGSALEQASLTAEDISLVLPHNVNRIAWVRLSDRLGVPVERIFLDNIPKTGHCFGADPFINYATVTELGRLSPGDRYLMVSVGLGASFAAMVLEH from the coding sequence GTGACCTCACTGACCGAAGTATCAGCCCACTGGCCCACCCGGGTTTCCATCACGAGCCGCCAGGAGGCCCTGGGCCTCACCGACACGGAACTGCGCCGCTACGGGCGGGGCTTCGGCCTGTCGGAGATCTGCTGGGACGACACGGAGTCCGAGACCGAGAGCCTGCTGGCCGCCGTCCAGAAGCTGTCCCTGCTGCGGGGCCAGGAGGACCGGGTCCGCTACGTGATCCGGCCCCGGACCCAGCGGTTCACCTCGCCCTACCCGCTGAGCCCGCTGCACGAGGTCCGCCGCGAGGCCGGCCTGCGCCACGCCAAGACCTTCGCCCTGACCGAACAGGCCTGTGCCTCGGGCCTGCTCGCCGTCGACGTGGCGGGCATGCTCCTCGCGGAGGAGGAGGACCCCGACGCGCTGGCCCTGGTCCTGGTCGGGGAGAAGGCGCACGGCCGGATCTCACAGGTCCTCGGCGGCATGGGCATCACCGGTGAGGGAACCGCGGCGGTGCTGGTCTCCGCCCACGGCACCGGCGACCGGGTCCTGGGCTTCGCCACGAGGACCGTGTCGGTGGGCGACCCCGGCCTGGTCATGCCGGACGAGGCCTTCGTCCGCTTCCGGGAGATGTACGCCGACGTCCTCATGGAGGTCGTGGGCAGCGCGCTGGAACAGGCCTCCCTCACGGCCGAGGACATCAGCCTGGTGCTCCCGCACAACGTCAACCGGATCGCCTGGGTCAGGCTCAGCGACCGGCTCGGCGTACCCGTGGAGCGGATCTTCCTGGACAACATCCCGAAGACCGGGCACTGCTTCGGCGCGGACCCCTTCATCAACTACGCGACCGTGACCGAACTCGGCCGGCTCAGCCCCGGCGACCGCTACCTCATGGTCTCGGTCGGGCTCGGAGCGAGCTTCGCCGCGATGGTCCTGGAGCACTGA
- a CDS encoding ornithine cyclodeaminase, whose product MSQESLLFLSRPAVRACLDKLDPVEVAADVLRIQAAGRAEIPAEGYLPWTNGDGAYSRAIAMLGALHREEGPVYGMKLINAAVNNPSKGIERAGGLSFVFDPETARPKLMAEAGYLSAVRTAAYTMVSLRTVGPQTWDGITLIGTGALARAHLDLLVGAFPEVRTVVVFDLSAARAAELVAWAREEHPQLEVTVAATAAEAIAATPVTVTLTTSSEPYLRAALFAPGSFVAHVSLGDLTEEVFLGAQAVYGDDLDLIEENPRRILGSLLQEGKVTRPGTEGAPGRGAGRSVEGTLGQVLLGQVPAIRPTDGYVVSNPFGMSILDVGLIDAVHRTALELGVGQRLDLL is encoded by the coding sequence ATGTCCCAGGAGAGCCTGCTCTTTCTCAGCCGGCCGGCCGTACGCGCCTGCCTGGACAAGCTGGACCCGGTCGAGGTCGCCGCGGACGTCCTGCGGATCCAGGCCGCCGGGCGCGCCGAGATACCGGCCGAGGGCTACCTGCCCTGGACCAACGGCGACGGTGCCTACAGCCGCGCCATCGCGATGCTGGGCGCCCTGCACCGGGAGGAGGGACCGGTCTACGGCATGAAGCTCATCAACGCCGCGGTGAACAACCCCTCCAAGGGCATCGAGCGGGCCGGCGGTCTGAGCTTCGTCTTCGACCCCGAGACCGCCCGCCCCAAGCTGATGGCGGAGGCCGGCTACCTGAGCGCCGTCCGTACCGCGGCGTACACGATGGTGAGCCTGCGGACGGTCGGCCCGCAGACCTGGGACGGCATCACCCTCATCGGCACGGGCGCCCTGGCCCGGGCGCACCTGGACCTGCTCGTGGGCGCCTTCCCGGAGGTGCGCACGGTGGTCGTCTTCGACCTGTCCGCCGCACGCGCGGCAGAGCTGGTCGCCTGGGCGCGCGAGGAGCACCCGCAGCTGGAGGTCACGGTCGCGGCCACGGCGGCCGAGGCCATCGCCGCCACGCCCGTCACGGTCACGCTGACCACGAGCAGCGAACCGTACCTGCGTGCGGCCCTGTTCGCTCCGGGGAGCTTCGTCGCGCACGTCTCCCTCGGCGACCTGACCGAGGAGGTCTTCCTCGGGGCGCAGGCCGTCTACGGGGACGACCTCGACCTGATCGAGGAGAACCCGCGGCGGATCCTCGGCAGTCTGCTCCAGGAGGGGAAGGTGACCCGGCCGGGCACGGAGGGTGCTCCCGGACGCGGTGCGGGCCGGTCCGTCGAGGGCACGCTGGGCCAGGTGCTCCTCGGTCAGGTTCCGGCCATCCGGCCGACGGACGGCTATGTGGTGAGCAACCCGTTCGGCATGTCCATCCTGGACGTCGGGCTGATCGACGCGGTCCACCGCACGGCGCTGGAACTGGGCGTGGGGCAGCGGCTCGACCTGCTGTGA